A genomic region of Kluyveromyces marxianus DMKU3-1042 DNA, complete genome, chromosome 5 contains the following coding sequences:
- a CDS encoding glyoxylate reductase, which produces MCAKPKILIPRRNRNDIVSDSEEFKRISAQVEFIYHDLTTSDAFKKFLPTSDIDALWFTEALMDNMEAPSKYMEYYPKSLKLIMVPWVGTDFYDGKLLKEKYGITLCNGGPVASENVSDLAIFLTLSCFRLTSFWEHAFRFVHRGDISKCREYIGGTHHDTIPGFALVESNTEMHRSTSTEQKFPTKADKDKFLNIAQDYKIAGKLMESPTSKNALILGFGSIGQAIGRKLNSSFNMKISYTKRNGPVPEADLGYEAQYMPSMEDELFWKDADLIVLALPGTPETEDIINEKTLSLCKNGVRIVNVGRGSCIDEDALLDALDSGKVASAGLDVFKNEFQQINPRFFERWDVTLLPHIGSTVLEILQRQTAATLENIDGFFLKKTGPKYPVN; this is translated from the coding sequence ATGTGTGCTAAACCTAAGATTCTAataccaagaagaaatagaaatgaTATCGTATCCGACAgtgaagaattcaaaagaatctCTGCGCAAGTAGAGTTCATTTACCATGACCTAACCACTTCGGAtgctttcaaaaaattcTTGCCAACCAGTGATATTGATGCACTTTGGTTCACAGAAGCATTGATGGATAACATGGAGGCACCATCAAAATACATGGAATACTATCCGAAGTCATTGAAGTTGATCATGGTTCCATGGGTCGGGACAGATTTCTACGACGGtaaattgttgaaagaaaagtacGGTATCACACTCTGTAATGGAGGTCCAGTGGCATCTGAGAATGTGTCTGATCTAGCAATATTTTTGACATTGAGTTGTTTCCGTCTTACTTCATTTTGGGAACACGCATTTAGATTTGTACACAGAGGTGACATCTCTAAATGCAGAGAGTACATTGGAGGTACTCATCATGATACAATCCCAGGGTTTGCTCTAGTAGAGAGCAACACCGAGATGCACCGCTCAACATCTACAGAGCAAAAATTTCCTACTAAAGCTGATAAGGAtaagtttttgaacattgCACAGGACTATAAGATTGCTGGTAAGTTGATGGAATCACCAACAAGTAAAAATGCCCTTATTTTGGGCTTCGGCTCGATTGGTCAGGCCATCGGTAGAAAATTAAACTCTAGCTTCAATATGAAAATATCGTACACTAAAAGAAACGGCCCAGTTCCCGAAGCTGATCTTGGTTACGAAGCACAATACATGCCCTCTATGGAGGACGAGTTGTTCTGGAAAGATGCCGATTTAATTGTCTTAGCACTACCAGGAACACCTGAAACGGAAGATATTATCAACGAAAAAACTCTCTCCCTTTGTAAAAATGGAGTTAGAATTGTCAACGTCGGTCGTGGGTCTTGTATCGACGAAGATGCGTTATTAGATGCACTAGATAGCGGAAAAGTGGCATCTGCAGGTTTAGATGTTTTTAAAAATGAATTCCAGCAGATAAATCCAAGGTTTTTTGAGAGATGGGATGTCACCTTACTACCACATATCGGTTCTACAGTGTTAGAAATTCTACAGAGACAAACTGCCGCTACACTAGAAAACATCGATGGGTTCTTCCTCAAAAAAACAGGTCCAAAATACCCTGTAAACTAA